Proteins from a genomic interval of Bradysia coprophila strain Holo2 chromosome X, BU_Bcop_v1, whole genome shotgun sequence:
- the LOC119080351 gene encoding transcription factor 15, with protein MSADFMKKFQTMNPDHIDFPKQRHQANARESVNSAFSKLRHLIPTEPIDRKLSKIETLRLAQSYIDHLAAVLITGNPNQPCSNIFHGDYEKVNHFQNRSNICTFCVWQRKLNPK; from the exons ATGAGTGctgattttatgaaaaaattccaaacaatGAATCCGGATCACATCGATTTTCCGAAACAGAGACATCAAGCAAATGCTAGAGAGAG CGTCAACTCAGCTTTTAGTAAATTACGACATCTTATACCAACAGAACCGATTGACAGAAAGTTATCCAAAATCGAAACATTACGCCTTGCACAAAGCTACATTGATCATTTAGCTGCTGTCCTAATAACGG GAAACCCAAATCAACCCtgctcaaacatttttcatggtGACTATGAGAAGGTGAATCATTTCCAGAATCGATCAAATATCtgtacgttttgtgtgtgGCAACGAAAATTGAATCCGAAATAG